One region of Termitidicoccus mucosus genomic DNA includes:
- a CDS encoding glycoside hydrolase family 28 protein — protein sequence MHSYLKKISATLFCLSLCAILTLPISADAWNHNVTEHGAIGDGKTLDTAAIQKTIDACHAAGGGTVYFPTGKFLSGTIHLKSNVTLHLSPGATVLGSRDIADYPPQESLYLEGIIDIDGKNQKGYPMRHFIYACGAENIGIEGRGFIDGNGDSFFNNDITIAHARPTPLIELIDCRNIRITDVAIRNAPGWTLHPKNCDGVYIRGISIINNLRAINSDGIDVDSSRNVIISDCHIEAGDDCIVLKTTKMGDVTPPVENVVVTNCVLQSSATALKLGTESYGDYRRVLFSNCVIHSARTGLGLICKDGGTMENVRFDNITLLTKRKWSKGYEIPIIIELSKRGKSSPDGIVRNIAFSDITIETNGRVMVHAIDGLALEDISFSNISYRIGGFETFNEARGPSPVTNKSFGAIPSAFIFKNVKGLRIANLNAVWPSVENAPARSLLYFDNVENPLIESIHGGASTPSAEAISRR from the coding sequence ATGCATTCATACCTGAAGAAAATATCCGCCACCCTGTTCTGCCTTTCGCTCTGCGCGATCCTCACCTTGCCGATCTCCGCCGACGCGTGGAATCATAATGTCACGGAACACGGTGCCATCGGCGACGGGAAAACCCTGGACACCGCCGCCATCCAGAAAACCATCGATGCCTGTCACGCCGCGGGCGGCGGCACGGTTTATTTTCCAACAGGGAAATTTCTTTCCGGCACCATCCATCTGAAAAGCAACGTGACGCTCCACCTTTCGCCAGGCGCGACAGTGCTCGGCAGCAGGGACATCGCGGATTATCCCCCGCAGGAAAGCCTCTACTTGGAAGGCATCATCGATATCGACGGGAAAAACCAAAAGGGCTATCCGATGCGTCATTTCATCTATGCTTGCGGCGCGGAAAACATCGGCATCGAGGGGCGTGGTTTCATTGATGGCAACGGCGACTCGTTCTTCAATAATGACATCACCATCGCCCACGCCCGCCCCACCCCCCTGATTGAATTGATAGACTGCCGCAACATCCGCATCACCGATGTTGCCATCCGCAACGCGCCCGGCTGGACACTGCATCCGAAAAACTGCGACGGTGTTTATATACGGGGCATCTCAATCATAAATAACCTGCGCGCCATCAACAGTGACGGCATCGACGTCGATTCCTCGCGCAACGTCATCATCTCCGACTGCCACATCGAGGCAGGCGACGACTGTATTGTGTTAAAGACAACCAAGATGGGTGACGTCACACCGCCGGTGGAGAATGTCGTCGTGACCAACTGCGTGCTGCAAAGCTCCGCCACCGCGCTCAAGCTCGGCACCGAAAGCTACGGCGACTATCGCCGTGTGCTTTTCTCGAACTGTGTGATTCATTCCGCCCGCACCGGCCTGGGCCTCATCTGCAAGGACGGCGGCACGATGGAAAACGTGCGCTTCGATAATATCACCCTTCTCACCAAGCGCAAATGGAGCAAGGGCTACGAGATTCCCATTATCATCGAGCTCAGCAAACGCGGCAAATCCTCGCCCGATGGCATCGTGCGCAACATCGCCTTCAGCGACATTACTATCGAGACCAATGGTCGCGTGATGGTGCACGCCATCGACGGCCTCGCACTGGAAGATATCTCTTTCTCTAACATTTCCTACCGCATTGGCGGCTTCGAAACATTCAATGAAGCACGCGGGCCATCGCCGGTGACAAATAAATCCTTCGGTGCCATCCCTTCGGCCTTCATTTTCAAGAATGTGAAGGGCCTGCGCATCGCGAACCTGAACGCCGTCTGGCCTTCCGTCGAAAATGCGCCCGCCCGCAGCCTGCTCTATTTCGACAATGTGGAAAACCCCCTCATCGAGTCCATCCACGGCGGCGCCTCCACACCAAGTGCGGAGGCCATCAGCAGGCGGTAA